The window TAATAAGGTTATTGATGAAAATCCTTGGTCGGATCtttcggtcctaggctaacaaaCATCGGTCCTCAAAACACAAAAGTGCaggtttttaaattcatttttttagcttGAATTCTTTGATCTAAGGGTTTAGGTAGCTTCAACAAAGCTcctaggaacatgttgatcatcatctcaaggtaacAATTGACtatgatgatgatcaatttgttcaaaacaatttgtgataaaaaattgagtttttaattttaaagttgtttttaaGTGTAATGAactatccaatagcttccttatactacatatacttgattggtaccaaaaacAATAACACTTGATGGTTGtttgaaccaattcaagaactaaaaaatttcaattattttaaaatttttgattttgatcaaacatgatccaaacagtttcccaacatcattaaaatcatGTTAGAAAGTTTTATGAGTTGTGATTCAACATAATTAGCCTAAGAACAACAAACCCggtttttggattttaaaaattcaaatttgggttttgttCTTAAGATCGATTTATCGGTCCTATCATATctagatagtttctaaatgaacCTAGGATCAATATTCAACCATAAAATACCATAAACAACaatcatacaagcttatgcaatttgaaatataaaaatttcaaattcaaactgtaaatatgaattataggGTGATTGGACACTTAACAAGGATTGGAGAACTCTCCTTAAACCTTAAGGAAGCTGTTGGGATGCTCAGATTCAAGCTTTAAGACCTTAtccaaagttttcaaaaaatccgAAAGCTTGAAGTTTTAATGGAGGATTTCTGAAAATCGACGATTGAAAGGTAGAGAGTGGATCTCTTGCCTTCGGATAAACTCAAGGGTGCTATCTATAGCTGCCAAAGGTCGATTGAGGCTTCAAGTGGGCTGAATgagccaaaagccattaatgacgttttggttgttcttcctcaAATTAGTCGGAATAGGGATGAATCTTTCCTATTcttgtaggagaaatgatcaccatcgtagaGTGATCATTTAAGGctttaaatcaaactaaatagTTGACTAACGAGGGAGTTCCAAAAATAGAAGATCAAAGACAGGTCTTTGATCTTACCTTTCCCGCGTCACGTTGGAGACGAAGGTGGCGCTCAAAACGACGATGTTTTAAGCGCGTTTGGGCGTTCCGTTCAGGTGCCGTTGCGTTTGGGCGTTCCATTAGCGGCCTGACTTACGGATGTTAGCCAATTCGGTGCGATGCGCGCATGATTCTCCTCGGCTACACGGCTGGTTCCTAGGAACTAGATGAAAATTCAACGCTCATCTGAATGTTGTAATTCTTGTTGTAGCGGATCATTCGGGTTTTGGTTGCACTggattattgatatatatttattaattcctgaagggtttatttgaaattgatttttcttttacccttttcgctttaattttaatcttttcaaatacacaaaatattaaaataaatatgacaaatattgtACCAATTTacttattattctttttatatttttagggtttaaataaataattctttttagatgaaatggatacaaaaattcattcaaaattatttatttttgtcccttaatttttttcaaattattttgagataatataGGTATAACATCTaactctaataatttttttcttaacttaatcaatataatagttaatcataattaattgttttaaatgagttttggatatatatatatatatatatatatatatatatatatatattaattttgtttaagcccaatcaaaaaataataaattactcaAATATAacacaaacaaaacaaagaataaccaattttttttttaaaatatcttagattattattataaaatttaaccttattaatattttatattttaaatttctaaaatatttaatagggTATTTATTCCTTTCccttattacaaaaaaaaaatataatgatttagtttaaatattaatatttataataaaataaatatatttttaaatagaattaaCAATAAAGGATCattgatataattattatttttaataaatattatattaaaaattatatgtattattatatactgGAAAAACAAATTGAACCTACACATTTTATCTCCCTACCaaatttgaaaatcattttGTTATTGTCATTTTGTTATTGTCATTATTTATGActatttttcttgttttatttttattattcatttcgACATCCTATTTAGTCGGATCAGATATTTTgtcttgaatttttataatttgaataatatttttaatggttGGTAGGTCGTTTGTTACTCAAACTCTtcgattatattaataattattttctgaGTAACGTAAGTCCATTTATTAGCagtaaaaaagtataaaattatagaatataaaattattttaatttttttttaataaaaaattactaaaataatattttatatgaagaCTCTCACATGTATTCTCTCATCATTTATACTTCTTTCTCAACATTTCAGGCATTTGCGCAGATGATTCATTATTAATTGGTCAAACCTTTACCACATTATTTAGCAACTCTTGGTTATGAATAATTTGAACTTGCGCTCAAAATATAGATAAAGACTTGACACCGTTTGAATACTGATCTATTTCAATATTCATCCTTATAAATTCAATTGAGTGACCCtcaatagattatatatatatatatatatatatatatatatatatatatatatatatatatatatatatatatatatatatatatatatatatatatatatatatatatatatatatatatattgtaaattgTTGATTTGATAtctagattattattttttacttattttgtaaatattatttttgttattaattaattaatttatatatatatatatatatatatatatatatatatatatatatataaataaaagaaataaaaattttgacaaATGAGTATAGAaatttctctataaatatgCAAATATATAAGTTGCAATATAAGTAATTAATGAATTCATTCTTTAATGTTACAAAAATCTCATAATCATCTTCATACATATGTCGTCTCATTTGGCCGGACCTTTATGGCCTTGTTCAGTGCTGTTCCTGAGATTTTTTAGGCCTTAGGCGAAAGCACAAAATTGGGGCCCTACGCATAAACTTCACTTGTGTTTCACCGTTGATCTTCAAAAACCTTCCAATATCTACAAAGATGCAACATAAATTGTCAACGAAAGTGACTTTATCTTGCATTTTTAGATTCAAAATCATTGATAATTGTATCGTAatcaatatattccaaaaaatctttttcaatacataaaatagCAAGTCCATTCAATATATCTTGAGACATCGAAGAtcttagataatttttcaataattttaacttagaaaaacTTCTTTCAATAGAAGCTACCGTAACAGGCAATGTTAgtaaaatttgatataaaatagaGACATTAGGATAGCAATCTATTGACAttacaaaatcaagaatttcagcaACGGGCATATCCAAACTAGGTAAATATTTTTTCGGCGCCATCAAACAAGTAAACTATTTTTAAAGATCTTTACGGCTTAACCACGCAAATACACAATCTCAAAAcaaagcataaaaataaataacaatcaaaccatgatgttgaattttcacttttaatggtTAAACCTTACTAGTTACCTCAAGGCTCAACCCAGCGAAACAAAACCACCgtcgaaattattttgttgtcagtttcgttgtcggtttcgttgtgagtttcgttgtcggtttcgttgtcgATGTAAGATACAGAGACTGAGAGAGACAGACAGTGAGACAGACAGtagggttttcaattttttgttctgATAGTGTTAGTTTGTTTCTCTATTTGGGCTATAGTGCTATGGgccaaaaaatctaacataataaaaaaaattaaaaaataagaaactaaaaatccttactaatacctagcatatataaaaaaagtggGCCCCTTTTGCTCCTAGGCCCTAGGCCGTGGCCTAGGCTGCCTACCCCTCCgggtcggggtcggggtcggggtcgggccTAGCCTTGTTTAACAATACTATGAATAATTTTAACTCGAGcttaaaatattgataaagaTATTGATTGTTAGACTAAATCTAATCTATTTCAACGGTTTTAAACTCAATTGAGTGACctcaataaattttataaatttttttttttaaattgttgatgtgatatttaaattattaattattattttttattctgtaaatactattttttattaggCTTTGTTCtccttgggttatttgaaaaacttaaacaaaatcaattttccaatcaatcatttctcaaaaatcacatcactcatttcattaactaaaataccctctattttaaattattattttttattttatttatatatattaataccctttaagtcattttaccaaaaataatcatcattttctcaaaattatcacccatcattattattttctccctctaggtttttaaaaaatcaaatccgAACAAGcccttatttattaattaatttatattaatatatatatatatatataagaactaaattttttatgagaaatataaaaataacacaTAAACAAATATGACAAATGAGTATACTActttctctataaatatgaaaatatacaagttgaaaataagtaattaatgaaTCCTTAATGGAGAATTCGTAAGTTCCAAATTCTCCCTCTTCATCTTTAATGTAACAATAATGTCATAATCATCTTCATATTTAGAAGAGTTTGCTTCCAAATTCTCCCTCTTCATCTGCCATTAATGGAGAATTCGTAAGTTCCCTGAGCTCTGATAAGCTCCTCCCCAACTCCAAAGCCACCTTCATTTCCATAACCTTCCCATTGATCCCTctcttctcctccaaattcccCTCTATCCATTCTTCCATCAAACTGAAGAACCCTGCATTGCTTCTGTACATCTCGAACACCATTCCCACTTGCCCGCCGTGCTCCACCGCGTTTATCACCGCCGCCATAGCTCCGGCAGCAACTCCGACCACAGTCGCCAAACCGGAGTGGCTCGGCCCCATCAAAGCAGAGCCCACAGCTGCCACGGTCGTTAAAACAGGACCGGCTATTCCTAACATCTTGTTTAACTTCAATGCTTTCTCCCCCAATCTCAAGTAATCTTCCTTATCTCTCCTTCTCAACACACCCACTACCCCTTTCATCCTCTCTTCCAGCCCTTCGTCCCATCCGTTGCCGCCGCCTCTTGCTGCCGCCGGAGACATACTTTCTTGCCGTCTAATTCTCTTCTCCGGCCACCACTTGGCTGGCTCCACTCCCTCCGGAAACTTTTCTAGCATTTTCCCGAGTAAGGGAAGCGGGTAGGCTCTGTCGAGGGCAAGAACTTTATCCATAGCATCTCTATGGTCCTTGGACTCAGGATTCCCGATAGACAGTTTGGTCTGGATTTCACGTCGAAGTTTCTGGAACAGCCTCGCCGCATTCCTCTGTTCCTCCGCCAATTGAGAGGGTTGGATCTTGTTCAAGATGATCAACAATCCGGTCGCGGCCAAGTATAAGAGACTCGAGCAGGAGCTGAGAGCGACCACATGGGACCCACCGGCGGCGGCGATTGCGGAGATGGTTGCGGCGGTTAGGGTCATGGCGTTAACAGAATTTAACAGAAGACTGTTCCAGCTCTCTCGTTGTTCCTTGATGTTCCTGTGCATCTCTATCCTGTCGGCGATGGCTTCCAAGATGGCGTAGAGCTTGGGGATGGTGGTTGGAGACTTAGTGCCCTGTTTGGGGGAAGGTGTAAAGGGGACGTTTGATCTAATAATGTTcttgtaaatattattattactaccGCTGCTTCTTTGCTGCAATTCTTCGACCAAGACTCTGGCGCTAAGGTCGGGGAGGGAGAGAGCATTGATGGTTAGCTTTTTTGGAAGATTAATGGTGGATTTGGTGATATGTCTCTTACaagaaaaagatgaagatgTCGAGGAATATGACATATTCAAACTTGAAGCTTGAAGAGCGGCCAtgattttatgttaggtttaaGGATTTGGAGCTTGTATGTATATTAGAAGAGTTGGTTTGAAAAGAATGAGAGAAAATATTAAGAATGTGTGTCTCATTATATAGATTAAAGATTTGTTCAATAGTGGATTGGTCCATATTTTGCCCACCCATCTTGCCCACCCATTTTGCCTAGACTATTTCTCTTCACATATTATTGACCAAAACAAGTCTTATATGATAGATAGATAATTAGCTCTTAAACATATATTTGGGTATTCCTTAATGATACAAATAGATCAATGACATTGATCATTGACATTGATCAATGATCATGTATAAACTTCATTCGGATTTACTTTTTGTTTCTATAGCTAGATACATATAAAGCAATAATATAGACATTCAGCCATCACTATTAAGATGGTTTTgggactaatttttttttttatattttaaaatttatttagattttgatAAAGTTTAGGGTTTTTTTGTCTGACTAACTATTTGATAAATCTAGTCTATATTTTGACTTTCAACGAGTTTCCTTTTTAAAACCTGCAAATAAGAGTTCTGACTATTTTttaactgaaaaataaaattagtttctTTTATTCAATTGATTCAACAATGGACTGTGGGCTCTTTCCGACTTTCTACACTAGAACTAGTTCGATCTtgtgttattttgaatttattttgtggGTTTTTACAATTTAtctatatcaaattattattaatataattattaaatcagttaatttatcaataaaaaatattaaaattgtcttaaataattactttttattaaattttaattgcaaaataatatttttgtaatttattttaaataaatctcaaataactaattattttttatcatatgagatttttttgtaaaaataccttataaaaaattcaaaatgaaatGAATTCTTGAGAGTTTGATATTGGGTTATTTAAGATTTGtctgatttttttagatttaattttggttttataagaaattatgttATCTGGGTTTTAgttgtttgaatttttatattattcttttatgtttaaaatttataaaataaaataaatatgtttttagtaCTTTGatggataaaataaatgattgtataataaaaaaatttaataaatatttttgtgtttttttttttgataaaaacttattaatttatgtaattgTGTGCAACCAAAACATTActaaaagaaaatcaataatGAGACAATTTCCGTGGTGATTCGGTCacactatttatttaatttgtataattaatattattaatatttcacATTTATTTGAGAAGAAATCTAAAATAATGCACTGcctttttacatattattaagTAATTCTTAATGATATTAAACTTGCTAATGTATTAATTTGACCatatcaatcaaaccaaacttAACCAACTAATAAACTATCATTATATTTAAAGACAAGTACTAGAAACAAAGTACTACTAATTTGACATAATTGcatccaaattaattaatgagcTGAGCATTCGAACTTGCGGCCCGCGACCTGAGCATGCAATTGCGATGATTCATGCATGGAAGTTCCACAAACGAGGATGTTGTCGTGACTTTGGTTACGATGGCGGGGTCTAAGTTTATGGATGTATTCATTTTTGCATCTTTCCATTTCCTTTCGTTTCTCTCACGTTGGTCGAGTTAGTTCCTCCTCTGAATGCACCGGTCATAACGGGGAAAGTTGCTCTCAGAACGTACTCTTTTCGATCTACGCAGATGGTTGAATCTACTGCGAGTAGCACTAGGCctataaaaagaatatttgcTTAGGCTCTGGGAGTAGGAGCTTTCTGTTGAGAATTTTGAAACGAAGCATACTTTTATATTGTAATCAATCAaagtgagatgggtaaatgcacatgTTATCCAAATCAAAAATAGGAGatcaaacacaataaaataacacaagatttacgTAAAAACCTCTAAACTTTGAAGGTAAAAAACTACGGGGCCAACTAGCAAATTTGATAGGATTGGtctaatcaatagagacgggggtctaattattgatgacaacttctggaaaacagtttgatagaaatcatgtcagggattaatatcactttctattcttcataaacccttgcaaactcttgaaacgattcaagtgcggaactgtttgctcaggtttgaagctttgaaccaatgtgataaggaaagaaaaaatataaagaacacaacaagttgtttatggatgttcggagcaaactctcctacgtcaccccttcttccaacaaccggaaggatttcactatacttctttgaatcaaatacaattacTTGTTAgctaacactctattgaacagaaaaagctctgttcaacttacaatatgattaagaatatttctcagctagacagtttttgattctctctcttaaacttgaagatgatgtacaaaacagtaagtgcaagagtgtAGGCAAGTCAGATTGATAGCAGGTAAGGCTGGTAAGATCGATACCTCGACCGTTGTCTTTGAGGATCTATATATAGAGtcaggacaccaacggtcgaatcttctatatggacacatggcaagcgcccattggaaagccttcaTAATACAAGAGTACAGCAGGCTTTGTGCACATGGATGGTGGCcgtaccaaactggtagtgcgctgGATAATCTTCTGGAACTTTCCTTTACTGAACAAGTAGGAGGAGGAATATTcacgtacgtggcgttcattcattggatacaaatAGCCGGCGTACTAGACTACAcggatgagtggagcaggagtagcgtacatctaattgatcgtgggtaggcgtatgctaacttcaaatagcttctgaagcgaggcattaaacgtgctccatagactaccaagtctaagggagttagacatcaacgtctaataacgagatccattagactaccaagtctaatggagttaaactacacgtctaactatgtttgttagactgcacgtttaactacgtacctgttaaactgcacgtctaactacatctgttagactgtacgtctaactatgtatctgttagactgcacgtctaactacgtatctgttagactgcacgtctaactatgtatctgttagactgcacgtctaactacgtctgttggactacacgtctaactacgtctcttttagattgcacgtctaactacgtatctgttcgactacacgtctaactacgtatttgttagactgcacgtctaactacgtatctgttagactgcacgtctaactatgtttgttagattacacgtctaactacgtatgttaaactgcatgtttaactacgtatctgttagactgcacgtctaactacgtatctgttagactgcacgtctaactacgtatctcttagactgcacgtctaactacgtatctgttagattgtacgtc is drawn from Impatiens glandulifera chromosome 3, dImpGla2.1, whole genome shotgun sequence and contains these coding sequences:
- the LOC124930344 gene encoding probable F-box protein At4g22030 — translated: MAALQASSLNMSYSSTSSSFSCKRHITKSTINLPKKLTINALSLPDLSARVLVEELQQRSSGSNNNIYKNIIRSNVPFTPSPKQGTKSPTTIPKLYAILEAIADRIEMHRNIKEQRESWNSLLLNSVNAMTLTAATISAIAAAGGSHVVALSSCSSLLYLAATGLLIILNKIQPSQLAEEQRNAARLFQKLRREIQTKLSIGNPESKDHRDAMDKVLALDRAYPLPLLGKMLEKFPEGVEPAKWWPEKRIRRQESMSPAAARGGGNGWDEGLEERMKGVVGVLRRRDKEDYLRLGEKALKLNKMLGIAGPVLTTVAAVGSALMGPSHSGLATVVGVAAGAMAAVINAVEHGGQVGMVFEMYRSNAGFFSLMEEWIEGNLEEKRGINGKVMEMKVALELGRSLSELRELTNSPLMADEEGEFGSKLF